One region of Pangasianodon hypophthalmus isolate fPanHyp1 chromosome 15, fPanHyp1.pri, whole genome shotgun sequence genomic DNA includes:
- the rbm11 gene encoding RNA binding motif protein 11, translating into MQEKEGEEQRTVFVFNLSSCVREEILYELFLQAGPVQKVVIPKDRDGNQKSYGFVYYKHAEAVPYAIALLDGIWLYGCPITLRHHYAHTLTAQDDPSWRDTTSGLALGPFSPTMCPIEGPYFPPVTPWVWPNSGFVSWTSGPDELTQASDCTNSEERGAEQNTELENHGKGRRSHERRNKQKKKYRS; encoded by the exons ATgcaggagaaagagggagaggagCAGCGCACTGTGTTCGTGTTCAATCTGAGCAGCTGTGTGAGGGAGGAGATTTTATATGAGCTCTTCCTgcag GCAGGACCGGTGCAGAAAGTCGTTATTCCCAAAGATCGAGACGGGAATCAGAAATCTTACGGCTTTGTTTACTATAAACACGCCGAGGCGGTTCCCTACGCCATCGCGCTATTGGACGGGATCTGGCTCTACGGCTGTCCAATCACGCTCAGGCATCATTACG cacacacactcacagctcagGATGATCCCAGCTGGAGAGATacg ACGTCTGGTTTGGCCCTTGGTCCCTTCTCCCCAACTATGTGCCCTATCGAGGGTCCCTACTTCCCTCCTGTAACGCCGTGGGTGTGGCCAAACTCTGGATTTGTTTCCTGGACTTCCGGTCCAGATGAGCTGACCCAGGCTTCGGACTGTACCAACTCAGAAGAGAGGGGTGCAGAGCAAAACACGGAGCTGGAGAATCATGGTAAAGGCAGAAGAAGCCATGAGAggagaaacaaacagaagaaaaaatacagaagttaa